A single window of Acinetobacter wuhouensis DNA harbors:
- the ybaK gene encoding Cys-tRNA(Pro) deacylase yields the protein MTPACKVLKSNKIEFSIHEYEHDVNAKSFGLEAAEKLGLDVEEVFKTLMVTDDKNYFVAVLPVNHQLNLKKVASAFGCKKLHMADPKDAERLTGYLVGGISPVGQKKRLKTVICESAKVLNKVYVSGGKRGLDIGVNPSDLAKVLSANFADIIDE from the coding sequence ATGACACCTGCTTGTAAAGTTTTAAAATCTAATAAAATTGAATTTTCTATTCATGAATATGAACATGATGTGAATGCAAAAAGTTTTGGTTTGGAAGCCGCAGAAAAATTGGGTTTAGATGTTGAAGAAGTGTTTAAAACCTTGATGGTCACTGACGATAAAAATTATTTTGTTGCGGTATTACCCGTTAATCATCAGCTCAATTTAAAGAAAGTTGCCAGTGCTTTTGGATGTAAAAAATTGCACATGGCAGATCCTAAAGATGCTGAACGTTTAACAGGTTATTTGGTCGGTGGTATTAGTCCAGTAGGACAGAAAAAGCGTTTAAAAACAGTTATTTGTGAAAGTGCAAAAGTGCTAAATAAAGTGTATGTAAGTGGCGGAAAAAGAGGGCTAGATATAGGTGTAAATCCAAGTGATTTAGCTAAAGTTTTAAGTGCTAATTTCGCTGATATTATAGACGAATAA
- a CDS encoding CDP-alcohol phosphatidyltransferase family protein — protein sequence MPSIYQLKPAFQNLLRPFVQKLFNAGVTANQITLLAMFISIAIAIFIYVYFLDIAPNVWLLIFPVWMLVRMAFNAIDGMLAREFKQQSNLGAFYNELCDVISDTALYICLAVFSFISTPLLLLIAFLAILSEYTGVMAPLIGQERRYDGPMGKSDRAFWLSLITVIIVIFPIFSTNLQLLGWICNGILCLIGLLLILTIYNRIKNSLKSTTSSV from the coding sequence ATGCCATCCATTTACCAGTTAAAACCTGCATTTCAAAACTTATTACGCCCCTTTGTGCAAAAGCTATTTAATGCAGGAGTCACAGCGAATCAAATCACCCTTTTGGCGATGTTCATTTCTATTGCAATCGCCATTTTTATTTATGTCTATTTTCTTGATATTGCACCGAATGTATGGCTATTGATCTTTCCTGTATGGATGCTGGTTCGGATGGCATTTAACGCGATTGATGGCATGCTCGCGCGTGAGTTCAAACAACAATCCAATTTAGGCGCATTTTACAATGAATTGTGTGATGTGATTTCCGACACAGCACTCTATATCTGTTTAGCCGTGTTTAGCTTTATCAGTACACCGCTCTTACTCTTGATTGCTTTTTTAGCGATTTTAAGTGAATACACAGGTGTAATGGCACCACTGATTGGTCAAGAACGTCGCTACGATGGACCAATGGGAAAAAGTGACCGCGCATTTTGGTTAAGTTTAATCACTGTAATTATCGTGATATTTCCTATATTCAGTACAAATCTGCAACTGCTCGGTTGGATTTGTAACGGCATACTCTGCCTTATCGGATTATTACTTATTTTGACAATTTATAACCGCATTAAAAACAGTTTGAAATCGACCACTTCGTCAGTTTAA
- a CDS encoding bifunctional alpha/beta hydrolase/class I SAM-dependent methyltransferase, whose translation MYNNSHHTFTTHDNTEIFYQHWKTASVSESKKAIILFHRGHEHSDRMAHLVNELNLPEFDFFAWDARGHGNTAGERGDAPSFSACVKDIQYFVQHIEQNYGIEAQNIAVVAQSVGAVLAATWVHDYAPKIRALCLASPAFDIKLYVPFAEPSLRVMEKIRGNFFIQSYVKAKMLTHDEERATSYDTDPKIAKAISVRMLLGLYDASKRIVADSQNIFVPTQVLCSGSDFVVFQKPQREFYQKLPHPKKEFHVLDGFFHDTLGEKDRYIATEKIRRFIQQCFAVEYQAPDVLNADKIGVSCAIAEDLSSPLPNKSIKNIFWEMTKKNLKIGSHLSTGLKIGEDTGYDSGSTLDFVYRNQTESGNPIGKIIDRQYLNAIGWRGIRVRKQNIEHLLQKYAEILVKKRKPLRIMDIASGHGRYILDAVAQLPKHPDSILLRDYSEINVQAGQQMIADRGLAEIAEFIKADAFDTQSLASVKPKPSLAVVSGLYELFSDNDLLRQSLEGLSKAILKDGYLIYTGQIWHPQQEFIARALTSHREGDAWVMRLRSQAEMDALVEAAGFKKVDQCIDEFGIFTVSVAQKL comes from the coding sequence ATGTATAACAACAGTCACCACACATTCACCACGCATGATAATACTGAGATTTTTTATCAACATTGGAAAACAGCGTCTGTTTCTGAGTCTAAAAAAGCCATCATTTTATTCCATCGTGGTCATGAACATTCTGATCGTATGGCACATTTGGTCAATGAGCTGAATTTACCAGAATTCGACTTTTTTGCATGGGATGCACGTGGTCACGGTAATACTGCTGGCGAACGTGGTGATGCGCCGAGTTTTTCAGCATGTGTCAAAGACATTCAATACTTCGTACAACATATTGAACAAAATTATGGCATTGAAGCTCAAAATATTGCTGTGGTTGCTCAAAGTGTTGGTGCGGTTCTAGCAGCCACTTGGGTGCATGATTATGCTCCTAAAATCCGTGCATTGTGCCTCGCCTCGCCTGCTTTTGACATTAAACTTTATGTGCCTTTTGCTGAACCAAGTTTAAGAGTTATGGAAAAAATTCGTGGCAATTTCTTCATTCAAAGTTATGTCAAAGCCAAAATGCTGACTCATGATGAAGAACGTGCAACAAGCTATGATACAGATCCAAAAATTGCCAAAGCGATTTCTGTGCGTATGTTGCTTGGTTTATATGATGCCTCTAAACGTATTGTGGCAGACTCGCAAAATATCTTTGTACCGACTCAAGTGCTGTGTTCTGGTTCAGACTTTGTGGTTTTCCAAAAACCACAACGAGAGTTCTATCAAAAACTTCCACATCCTAAAAAAGAGTTTCATGTCTTAGATGGTTTCTTCCATGACACTTTAGGCGAAAAAGATCGCTATATTGCCACTGAAAAAATCCGTCGTTTTATCCAACAATGTTTTGCTGTGGAATATCAAGCACCCGATGTTTTAAATGCCGATAAAATTGGTGTCAGTTGTGCCATTGCAGAAGATCTCAGTTCACCATTACCGAATAAATCAATTAAAAATATCTTTTGGGAAATGACTAAAAAGAATTTGAAAATTGGTAGTCATTTATCTACAGGCTTAAAAATTGGTGAAGATACAGGCTATGACTCAGGCAGTACCTTAGACTTTGTTTATCGCAATCAAACAGAAAGTGGCAATCCGATTGGTAAAATCATTGACCGTCAATATTTGAATGCGATTGGTTGGCGCGGTATTCGAGTTCGTAAACAGAACATTGAACATCTATTGCAAAAATACGCTGAGATCCTTGTTAAAAAGCGTAAGCCTTTAAGAATTATGGATATTGCTTCTGGTCATGGTCGTTATATTTTAGATGCTGTTGCGCAATTACCAAAACACCCTGATTCTATTTTACTAAGAGATTATAGTGAGATCAATGTGCAAGCGGGTCAGCAAATGATTGCAGATCGTGGTTTAGCTGAGATTGCTGAATTTATCAAAGCAGATGCATTTGATACGCAATCTTTGGCTTCGGTAAAACCAAAACCATCACTGGCTGTCGTTTCAGGTTTATATGAATTATTTAGTGATAATGATTTGCTTCGTCAATCATTAGAGGGTTTAAGTAAGGCAATTTTGAAAGATGGCTATCTGATCTATACCGGTCAAATTTGGCATCCACAACAAGAGTTTATTGCTCGTGCGCTTACCTCACACCGTGAAGGTGATGCTTGGGTCATGCGTTTACGCTCTCAAGCTGAAATGGATGCTTTGGTTGAGGCCGCAGGCTTTAAAAAAGTTGATCAATGTATCGATGAATTTGGAATATTTACTGTTTCTGTTGCGCAAAAGCTGTAA
- a CDS encoding phosphatase PAP2/dual specificity phosphatase family protein, translating to MQTLDKEKGTWKWGILCLVFLAPFFFLTYGFANHYASGLSHVPSIVFDWEKHIPLWAWTIVPYWSIDLFYGLSLLICWNKFELRQQASRLLLAQIISITCFLLFPLKFSFDRPALDGFFGLWFDVLMGFDKPFNQMPSLHIVLLVILWDFYRRHVQGTWKYLVDLWCFLIGISVLTTWQHHFIDVPTGILVGAICLWLFPVSAKSPFKKDGVQFLTSKHLKLGSYYMCGVVIFGILAYEFKPWGLWLIYPAVSLFIVAHSYSLVRPHFMQKQSDGNMTIAAKILLAPYLIFAWLNSRIWTRKHPEDSFIIEIENKQIYIGRIPNLNDTQQYQAIFDCVAELPLKHDSVTHKSEYQQYLSLDLIPLQANQLQYAVEYFNVQLNELNHTDSKILVCCALGYSRSSALLAAWLIQQKHVENVQEAVELIQKARPWVVLKEPQIEELQIYQLKLKGLAP from the coding sequence ATGCAGACACTCGATAAAGAAAAAGGCACTTGGAAATGGGGAATTCTCTGCTTAGTATTCCTCGCGCCATTCTTCTTCCTGACTTATGGTTTTGCCAACCATTATGCGTCAGGTTTGAGTCATGTACCCAGTATCGTATTTGACTGGGAAAAGCATATTCCGCTGTGGGCTTGGACGATTGTACCTTATTGGTCAATTGACCTATTTTACGGGCTTTCATTATTAATCTGTTGGAATAAATTTGAACTTCGGCAACAAGCTTCACGCCTACTTCTCGCACAAATTATTAGTATTACGTGCTTTCTCTTATTTCCTCTAAAATTCAGTTTTGACCGACCAGCTTTGGATGGATTCTTTGGCTTATGGTTCGATGTACTCATGGGCTTCGATAAACCCTTTAACCAAATGCCTTCTTTACACATTGTTCTTCTAGTCATTCTTTGGGATTTTTATCGCAGACATGTACAAGGTACTTGGAAATACCTCGTTGATCTATGGTGTTTTTTAATCGGTATATCCGTACTGACCACATGGCAACACCATTTTATAGATGTTCCGACAGGTATTTTAGTTGGTGCGATCTGTCTATGGTTATTCCCTGTTTCAGCCAAATCACCATTCAAAAAAGATGGTGTCCAGTTCTTAACATCTAAGCATTTAAAACTGGGAAGTTACTATATGTGTGGTGTGGTCATTTTCGGGATTTTGGCTTATGAGTTCAAACCTTGGGGACTGTGGTTGATTTATCCTGCTGTAAGTTTATTTATCGTGGCGCATAGTTATAGCCTTGTTCGTCCTCATTTTATGCAAAAACAAAGTGATGGCAATATGACCATTGCGGCAAAAATCCTTTTAGCGCCTTATCTTATATTTGCATGGTTGAATAGTCGCATCTGGACGAGAAAGCATCCTGAAGATTCATTTATTATCGAAATTGAAAATAAACAGATTTATATCGGGCGTATTCCTAACTTAAACGATACTCAACAATATCAAGCCATCTTTGACTGTGTTGCGGAACTGCCTTTAAAACATGATTCAGTAACGCATAAAAGTGAATATCAGCAATATCTCAGCTTGGATTTAATTCCATTGCAAGCCAATCAGCTTCAATATGCTGTGGAATATTTCAATGTGCAATTGAACGAATTAAATCACACAGATTCTAAAATTTTAGTCTGTTGTGCTTTAGGCTATTCACGCAGTAGCGCTTTGCTTGCCGCATGGTTAATACAGCAAAAGCATGTTGAAAATGTCCAAGAAGCCGTTGAGTTGATACAAAAAGCACGTCCGTGGGTGGTATTAAAAGAGCCACAAATTGAGGAATTACAAATTTACCAACTCAAACTCAAAGGTTTAGCGCCATGA
- a CDS encoding lysophospholipid acyltransferase family protein — MKTNIASSSIARFIAFLTRRGARLLTGARSLWIGCQPDMKQRIYYANHNSHIDFILLWSSLPKLMRRKTKPVAASDYWLKDGFRQFLIKDTFNGVTIQRNRENNADPLQPIKEALEQGYSIIFFPEGTRNLNDDIDLLPFKSGLYNLHKQFPEIEIVPVWISNLRRVMPKGAFIPLPLLSTVCFGCPLEQHLELEKTAFIDYAQSKLLELKEVENQ; from the coding sequence GTGAAAACCAATATCGCTTCTAGTTCGATTGCACGTTTTATCGCATTTTTAACACGTCGAGGTGCGCGCTTACTGACTGGTGCACGCAGTTTATGGATTGGTTGCCAACCTGACATGAAACAACGTATTTATTATGCCAATCACAATAGCCATATCGACTTTATTTTATTGTGGTCTTCATTACCTAAATTAATGCGTCGAAAAACCAAACCTGTTGCCGCTTCAGACTATTGGCTCAAAGATGGTTTTCGCCAATTCTTAATTAAAGATACTTTTAATGGTGTGACGATTCAGCGCAATCGTGAAAATAATGCCGATCCATTACAACCGATCAAAGAAGCGCTTGAACAAGGTTATTCGATTATTTTCTTTCCTGAAGGCACACGTAATCTGAATGACGATATTGATTTATTGCCTTTTAAAAGTGGCTTATACAACCTACATAAGCAATTTCCAGAGATTGAAATTGTTCCTGTATGGATTTCCAATTTAAGACGTGTCATGCCCAAAGGTGCTTTTATTCCTTTACCCTTACTTTCAACGGTTTGTTTTGGTTGCCCTTTAGAACAGCACTTAGAATTAGAAAAGACAGCCTTTATCGACTATGCACAAAGTAAGTTATTAGAATTAAAAGAGGTTGAAAATCAATGA
- a CDS encoding phosphatidate cytidylyltransferase: MILDNLDKTYLLFGIFAGILIFASSVGFILKQKTGDQPSSVIDNLNARINAWWVMLIVIGAAIALGKTAFIVLFGIISLFALREFISLLPTRRGDYFPLLISFYFVIPYQYFLIYTDWYGLYSIFIPLYVFLLIPIASLKQEDTKHFLERSSKIQWGLMVCVFCISHVPALLNLKLPAFKGEPIWLAIWLIMVVQASDVLQYVCGKLFGKHKVAPVLSPSKTVEGLLGGIILATALGVAMSWLTPFTYLQATVIGLIVCIFGFFGGLVMSAIKRDRGVKDWGQLIHGHGGMLDRIDSICFSAPIFFHILRYWWS, translated from the coding sequence ATGATTTTAGATAATCTCGATAAGACCTATCTTTTATTTGGTATTTTCGCAGGCATTTTGATTTTTGCATCCAGTGTCGGTTTTATTCTCAAACAAAAAACTGGAGATCAACCATCATCTGTTATTGATAACCTCAATGCACGTATCAATGCATGGTGGGTCATGCTCATCGTGATTGGCGCAGCAATTGCACTGGGTAAAACTGCATTTATTGTATTGTTTGGGATTATTTCATTATTTGCTTTACGTGAATTTATTAGTCTATTGCCAACACGGCGTGGTGACTATTTCCCTTTATTGATTAGCTTTTACTTTGTTATTCCCTATCAATATTTTTTAATTTATACAGATTGGTACGGGCTTTATTCAATTTTTATTCCCTTATATGTATTTTTACTGATTCCAATTGCCAGTTTAAAACAAGAAGATACCAAACATTTTCTAGAAAGAAGCTCAAAAATCCAATGGGGTTTGATGGTCTGTGTGTTCTGTATTTCACATGTTCCTGCTTTGCTGAATTTGAAATTACCTGCTTTCAAAGGTGAACCGATTTGGTTGGCAATTTGGCTGATTATGGTCGTACAAGCATCCGATGTTTTGCAATATGTGTGTGGTAAGCTTTTTGGCAAGCATAAAGTTGCACCAGTATTGTCACCGTCCAAAACTGTTGAAGGACTCCTTGGCGGCATCATTTTAGCGACAGCGCTTGGTGTTGCAATGTCATGGCTCACTCCATTCACCTACTTACAAGCAACTGTCATTGGATTGATTGTTTGTATTTTTGGATTTTTTGGTGGTTTGGTGATGTCTGCAATCAAGCGTGACCGTGGTGTTAAAGATTGGGGACAACTCATTCATGGACATGGCGGTATGTTAGATCGTATTGATTCTATTTGCTTTTCTGCACCGATCTTCTTCCATATCTTGAGATATTGGTGGAGTTAA
- a CDS encoding lytic transglycosylase domain-containing protein: protein MTACSSLGGGSVQKRAAKLSGGIQKAYSVSPDVANRVSPIIVQNADQYNVDPLLLAATIRQESSYRSYVTSSAGAVGLTQVMPRYWQQSCPGDLFNEFVNVQCGTMILAKYNQSAGSWKKALAYYNVGPTNYETNRKMRKQGKKYAKQVKQHEKNLKSAL, encoded by the coding sequence ATGACAGCATGTTCTTCTTTAGGCGGTGGCTCAGTTCAAAAACGTGCAGCAAAACTTTCTGGTGGTATTCAAAAAGCCTATTCCGTTTCACCTGACGTGGCAAATCGTGTTTCACCCATCATTGTGCAAAATGCCGATCAATACAATGTCGATCCACTATTACTCGCAGCCACCATTCGCCAAGAATCAAGTTATCGTAGTTATGTGACTTCTTCTGCGGGTGCTGTTGGACTCACTCAGGTCATGCCACGTTATTGGCAACAATCCTGCCCTGGTGACTTATTCAATGAGTTTGTCAATGTGCAATGTGGCACCATGATTTTAGCAAAATACAATCAGTCAGCGGGCAGTTGGAAAAAAGCTTTGGCATATTACAATGTTGGGCCAACCAATTATGAAACAAATCGTAAAATGCGCAAACAAGGTAAAAAATACGCAAAACAAGTCAAACAGCATGAGAAGAATTTAAAATCAGCTTTGTAA
- a CDS encoding glutathione S-transferase N-terminal domain-containing protein, with protein sequence MVHHQIKVVQALASAITAGGRGANGTPFPNQPEKALKLYEFEGSPFCRRVREVMTLLNLDYEVYPCPKGGTKYRKQVKELGGKMRFPFLVDENTGEKLYESQDIIHYLFKHYGKNGKTPKKYAHYPKYPVVAFAGTLINGARGVWIDKKIVNRAAPEQLIELWGFEASPYTRIVRGVLTELEIPFVFHNVAKERWQDQGPSVLRLKPGKYIPLTGGKREKVVPVMGRVKNDIQVPYLVDPNTGAQLFESESIVNYLQKQYG encoded by the coding sequence ATGGTGCATCATCAAATAAAAGTCGTACAGGCTTTAGCTTCAGCAATTACAGCAGGTGGTCGTGGTGCAAATGGTACGCCATTTCCAAATCAGCCTGAAAAAGCACTAAAGTTATATGAATTTGAAGGTTCACCATTTTGTCGCCGTGTCCGTGAGGTGATGACTTTATTGAATTTGGATTATGAAGTTTATCCATGTCCAAAAGGCGGTACGAAATATCGTAAACAAGTCAAAGAATTGGGTGGAAAAATGCGTTTTCCATTCTTGGTTGATGAAAATACAGGTGAAAAACTGTATGAATCCCAAGATATTATCCATTATTTATTTAAACACTATGGAAAGAATGGTAAGACGCCGAAGAAGTATGCACATTATCCAAAATATCCAGTGGTGGCCTTTGCTGGTACGCTAATCAATGGTGCGCGTGGCGTATGGATTGATAAAAAGATTGTTAATCGTGCTGCACCTGAACAATTGATTGAGTTGTGGGGATTTGAAGCAAGCCCCTATACACGTATTGTACGCGGTGTATTGACTGAGCTTGAGATTCCTTTTGTTTTTCATAATGTGGCTAAAGAGCGTTGGCAAGATCAAGGTCCATCGGTTTTGCGTTTAAAACCTGGTAAATATATTCCTTTGACAGGTGGTAAGCGTGAAAAAGTTGTTCCTGTGATGGGGCGTGTTAAAAATGATATTCAAGTGCCTTATTTGGTTGACCCAAATACAGGCGCACAGTTGTTTGAGTCTGAATCAATTGTAAATTATTTACAAAAACAATATGGTTAA
- the rraA gene encoding ribonuclease E activity regulator RraA, whose amino-acid sequence MSTVAFVTCDLLDDNPEKEIQTLIPSLDGKFFRSYGLRKTFGGQIVTVKCFEDNSRVKELLATDGQGKVLVVDGGASMRCALMGDMIAESAVKNHWNGVIIYGCVRDVDALAELDLGVHALASIPQKSNRKGIGEVDVPLYFGSVTFNSGEYVYADNNGIVVSKEKLVDL is encoded by the coding sequence GTGTCTACAGTCGCATTCGTAACTTGTGATTTATTGGATGACAATCCTGAAAAAGAAATTCAAACTTTGATCCCATCTCTAGATGGTAAATTCTTTAGAAGTTATGGATTGCGCAAAACATTTGGTGGTCAAATCGTGACAGTGAAATGCTTTGAAGATAATTCACGTGTTAAAGAATTACTTGCGACAGATGGTCAGGGCAAGGTACTGGTTGTTGATGGCGGTGCATCAATGCGTTGTGCTTTGATGGGCGATATGATTGCTGAATCTGCGGTTAAAAATCACTGGAATGGCGTCATCATTTACGGTTGTGTACGTGATGTAGATGCATTGGCTGAATTAGATTTAGGTGTACATGCATTGGCTTCAATTCCACAAAAAAGTAATCGTAAAGGCATAGGCGAGGTGGATGTTCCATTGTATTTTGGCAGTGTTACTTTCAATTCCGGCGAATATGTCTATGCCGATAACAATGGAATTGTAGTATCAAAAGAAAAATTAGTTGATCTATAA
- a CDS encoding Rossmann-fold NAD(P)-binding domain-containing protein, which produces MTNSIKSAIVIGATGLVGKSLVEQLNSLSSCEKITVVVRKQNSEFEQYAKVEQFVLDDFLLLNDQDVNGYSHAFSCLGSTIKKAGSKQAFYNIDFEINAHFADLFEMTEAHFLLVSAMGAKAGSPIFYNQVKGELEEYIQKLNLYRFSIIRPSLLLGDRTEERFLEDATQKLYRKFSHLVPNSFKYKPVTAEQVAHTMVEVAQTQTQKIEIYDNLYIQNLRIQNAI; this is translated from the coding sequence ATGACTAATTCGATAAAAAGTGCAATTGTGATCGGGGCAACAGGTTTAGTGGGAAAATCTTTGGTTGAACAATTAAATTCATTAAGCAGTTGTGAAAAAATAACCGTCGTGGTGAGAAAGCAAAATTCGGAATTTGAACAATATGCAAAAGTGGAGCAATTTGTTTTAGATGACTTCCTTTTACTCAATGATCAAGATGTAAATGGCTATAGTCATGCGTTTAGTTGTTTAGGCTCAACCATTAAAAAAGCAGGATCTAAACAAGCTTTTTACAATATTGATTTTGAAATCAATGCACATTTTGCTGATCTGTTTGAAATGACAGAAGCCCATTTTCTTTTGGTCAGTGCGATGGGTGCAAAAGCAGGTTCCCCAATTTTCTATAATCAAGTCAAAGGCGAGTTAGAAGAATATATTCAAAAATTAAACCTTTATAGATTCTCGATTATTCGACCTTCATTGTTATTGGGTGATCGTACAGAGGAGCGTTTTCTTGAAGATGCAACACAAAAACTCTATCGTAAATTTTCACATTTAGTACCAAACTCTTTTAAATATAAGCCAGTGACAGCAGAGCAAGTCGCTCATACTATGGTCGAGGTTGCACAAACTCAAACTCAAAAAATTGAAATATATGATAATTTATACATACAAAACTTGCGCATACAAAATGCCATATAA
- the rpsT gene encoding 30S ribosomal protein S20 produces MANSAQAKKRARQNVKARKHNASLRSMVRTYIKRTIAAIATGEYAAATEAYKAAVPVIDRMADKGIIHKNKAARHKSRLNAQVKALAN; encoded by the coding sequence GTGGCAAACTCTGCTCAAGCAAAAAAACGTGCTCGTCAAAACGTTAAAGCACGTAAACACAACGCAAGCTTGCGTTCAATGGTACGTACATATATCAAACGCACAATCGCTGCAATCGCTACTGGTGAATATGCTGCTGCAACTGAAGCTTATAAAGCTGCGGTTCCAGTAATTGACCGTATGGCTGATAAAGGTATCATCCATAAAAACAAAGCTGCTCGTCATAAGAGCCGTTTAAATGCACAAGTTAAAGCTTTAGCTAACTAA
- the ispF gene encoding 2-C-methyl-D-erythritol 2,4-cyclodiphosphate synthase translates to MIVPIRIGQGMDVHAFEEGDFVTLAGVKIPHTQGLKAHSDGDVVLHALCDALLGALALGDIGQHFPDTDAEFKGADSRNLLKHVYQLILDRGYRLNNADITVACERPKLAKHNLEMRQSIADVLNVEVTQISVKATTTEKLGFTGRQEGILSTATVLVSHVGK, encoded by the coding sequence ATGATCGTACCAATTCGTATTGGGCAGGGAATGGATGTACATGCCTTTGAAGAAGGTGACTTTGTGACTTTGGCAGGTGTAAAAATTCCACATACACAGGGTTTAAAAGCGCACTCAGATGGCGATGTCGTGCTTCATGCGTTATGTGATGCTTTACTTGGCGCATTGGCACTGGGTGATATTGGACAGCATTTTCCAGATACGGATGCTGAATTTAAAGGTGCAGACAGTCGTAACTTGTTAAAGCATGTTTATCAACTGATTTTAGATCGTGGTTATCGTTTAAATAATGCCGATATCACTGTGGCTTGTGAACGACCAAAACTCGCAAAGCACAATTTAGAAATGCGTCAAAGTATTGCAGATGTACTGAATGTTGAAGTGACACAAATCAGTGTTAAAGCAACTACTACTGAGAAATTAGGTTTTACTGGGCGTCAGGAAGGGATTCTTTCTACTGCAACAGTATTGGTCAGTCATGTTGGAAAATAA
- a CDS encoding A1S_1983 family putative colistin resistance protein, translating into MLLKTELNQIKTLLSGLILGCLSTSAVYALPVDCGHSNTTLLKKLCSTQFSDLRSELNEKYLTAYLITDAPIRLINDTNHLWFNRLQQCKSNDCLKQQFDIRFEDLNFYTSMNQSLTQHFIKYEHGEISKQPIHLQIHQLTKDRIKVEGIAYRNPNNRKETQIVPLLAYTTPEKKNEILDNEHDCKYQLNFQKAILTVKTQQKGCDRFTGIYRLYD; encoded by the coding sequence ATGCTGTTGAAAACAGAACTTAATCAAATTAAAACGCTTTTGTCTGGTCTCATTTTAGGCTGTCTCAGCACGTCTGCGGTCTATGCATTGCCTGTCGATTGTGGACATTCAAATACAACGCTTTTAAAAAAGTTATGTAGCACACAGTTCAGTGACTTACGTTCAGAATTAAATGAAAAATATCTAACGGCTTACTTGATTACTGATGCACCGATCCGTTTGATCAATGATACAAATCATTTATGGTTTAACCGCTTACAACAATGTAAAAGCAATGACTGTCTTAAACAACAATTTGATATTCGATTTGAAGATTTGAATTTTTATACGTCTATGAATCAAAGTTTAACTCAACATTTCATCAAATATGAACATGGTGAAATCTCTAAACAACCAATTCATTTACAAATTCATCAACTCACTAAAGATCGTATTAAAGTGGAAGGTATTGCCTACCGTAATCCAAATAATCGCAAAGAGACTCAAATCGTTCCTTTACTTGCCTATACCACACCTGAAAAAAAGAACGAGATCTTGGACAATGAGCATGATTGTAAATATCAGCTTAATTTTCAAAAAGCCATTTTAACCGTTAAAACTCAACAAAAAGGCTGTGATCGTTTTACGGGGATTTACCGTTTATACGACTAA